In Drosophila nasuta strain 15112-1781.00 chromosome 2R, ASM2355853v1, whole genome shotgun sequence, a single genomic region encodes these proteins:
- the LOC132786230 gene encoding uncharacterized protein LOC132786230 isoform X4, which yields MKPSTRRRSFKTKPPQPKANIYNPLVRFRPTAYVRNGIIGGGQGPGTNGLYQIEDRVYTTNKMFLRDGYMYPRQPGQPMDPRFPLELHEFPQQFGATGLQLVSTPKVHIAGEYLASEQTQAQTPEQQAMAGRRCARQAAAADINLANQVYLLGKQRSRSRSRSRSNSLGNKSITSCMGGGGSAERSREREHDRPYIRNVDDLLQALGKRDNSADNQLETGSTHSQSQSQQQQRRRFKKGDRTTWEYHTVSVTRVPGYGFGIAVSGGRDNPHFANGDPSIAVSDVLKGGPAEDRLQVNDRIISVNGVSLENVEYATAVQVLRDSGNTVTLVVKRRVPLNAATAIPAQHQHSHSMSSMGLGLTNGNGNGNVNVVNGNGLVSSQAPSAVMSSMSQPNSLNSSLVQSTGGGVAGGQPIKVTLTKGSKKDDYGIVLGCRLFVKEISTKAREQLTANGYSLQEGDVITRIHNTNCGDTMSLKEAKKIIDGCKERLGMVVLRDITNQSTVSQLNNSGHQQAMSNANLYATHQAQVSSCSNNLDEAYVPGGASHSSQNLYVQPPTRTSNGPSVNGNGLNEEKSNLTPRGRSRGPLMDGVSLQQLDRPVTPTNGGRGRVDEPPRPPPPRAAQEDFYSSRRQLYEERQSAEPRFISFQKEGSVGIRLTGGNEAGIFVTAVQPGSPASLQGLMPGDKILKVNDMDMHGVTREEAVLFLLSLQDRIDLIVQYCKEEYDEVVTNQRGDSFHIKTHFHCDNPSKGEMAFKAGDVFRVIDTLHNGVVGSWQVLKIGRGHQEMQRGVIPNKSRAEELATAQFNATKKEMNANESRGNFFRRRRSTHRRSKSLSRENWDDVVFSDSISKFPAYERVVLRHPGFVRPLVLFGPVSDLAREKLAKDYPDKFCTPLQDDDKTSTANSSNSANATNGSNNNKCRIVRLSHIRDIMDRGKHALLDITPNAVDRLNYAQFYPIVIFLKTDSKHVIKQLRHGLPKAAHKSSKKLLEQCQKLERVWSHIFSTQIVLNDEESWYRKLRDSIDLQQSGAVWMSESKPVESLSDDFLFPMTTSRLSYASSPESDLELSPGPSASLSLGNLPQLVKASSDPSIATNQDNLDRDRDIIGEGLPPPYTVPYDHAVQPPPNRRQTLDSSKYSIYGTNVPQQQQQQQQQQQQQAHPAIDPSTGAPRPQSLYGINAPDLPPRIDRQSKPGDMPLNTSGTSSRNGSSGGTLGRSAQERLFGKAVLQDDVQAEYVTRNTLVGAGGDTIERQQQQQASLDRQARMNAAMGSPAQHKTNGNGAAASTYDSVSSYDSYNNSQLAMQNLGRLGPNAPDDLKSVPNASGRPLPPVGQSMDYGRSAPHDHRAFAAANDLNRQSSPGRPLYHDMNASRNIDPRNGTPQRPSNLGLDSSPRKPLVETKTDYGKYSRNNSVSQADYSKLPKSVPNVNNGNQVPMNGSGTPSSNGSGPFKPVPPPKPKNYRPPVQSGGSSGSGGTTPWENGDSGSPRSPNGFYYPPTPSHHHYGQQSSAPGSPLQGQANGHMQQQQQPTYGASNGNYGQAPPQQQQQQQQQQYPAANGYNGNSHHYNGGSGTGPYIAPHRGMPPAIGNLPPHTPERHALDLAGSREQRGSAFELYRKPQIGAAVGHHHNMSEMEPYDERYDDYYAMPPPAAPPPGHHPYSHPHPHPQQMQRSRSAPRYPNERPPHVQDPNYYNHYATNSRGYRGAHVPPHEQYYDEHGREMALPPPLPPHKKKKSVLKSPLTALKNALIKTTRPLRRMNSMVEPERKPKGLRRQQSMLERGVQRPYYPDEYPTYPAGFENRPPPPPPSDPYYGNYAPQQEMMNSTYQNLESEDIYGNIGGTVGRMPQPPADNGYAGYEYDLYANRACIDLERRQAEAAASAAAGGARNGRRIVRRHSTTTADRNGAGGRRPMPHGYGPQQQQQQHQQQDIYQTRQGAYMLPEQRRAPSSEVMTRRRFYPGAANEQGEELTEPVYQSRREMQREMQRNHLYQSKREMQERIIQGKRDMERELSAQSSSQSERSDDRSERSNSNSNSNSDSNYQTRREATRTQLRDQIYQTRREALDSMAEPIYVSKRDMGRPAPIYETREESILQSRENETDEKKEKECMTEQVQVEINTQPEELHDSTLSRSDLQKSSDTVIENTVSAAAATAGQAPLVQSEIEDLDQEEQNATESSADVTEQPTAIENHNNRHNEAMLASETAQNVSDDVFEANDVVTPLSPRANRAPFHISNILKRTAPPPSSPMGDSSTSIETQYTSQASLPVGPPNATSTPFSSNMSLPIAGPVPTSAASAAGPFPTVPREPSTTRGVFDSSGGTLADKLWHVSLQIPAGAIPAGVRQEIYFTVSDPRMGQAVGGPPLDMENGETMLSPLVMCGPQGLEFLVPVTLNIPHCAGRTASLGLALKATDSEKNLHTEWDNIDLPSNAAAHTVSVKVDHF from the exons GGCGATCGCACCACATGGGAGTATCACACAGTTTCGGTGACTCGAGTGCCCGGCTATGGGTTTGGCATTGCCGTTTCCGGTGGACGTGATAATCCCCACTTTGCCAACGGGGATCCCTCGATTGCAGTCAGCGATGTGCTCAAAGGTGGACCGGCCGAGGATCGTTTGCA AGTAAACGATCGCATCATTTCGGTGAATGGCGTCTCGCTGGAGAACGTGGAATATGCGACCGCCGTGCAAGTGTTGCGTGATAGCGGCAATACGGTCACACTGGTGGTTAAACGCCGCGTGCCGTTGAACGCGGCCACAGCAATTCCCGCACAGCATCAGCACTCGCACAGCATGAGTTCCATGGGCTTGGGACTGAcgaatggcaacggcaacggcaacgtcAACGTCGTCAATGGCAATGGCTTGGTCAGCAGCCAGGCGCCCAGCGCAGTCATGTCCAGCATGAGTCAACCGAATTCACTAAACTCGTCGCTGGTGCAGAGCACTGGGGGAGGCGTGGCAGGTGGCCAGCCGATTAAGGTGACGCTGACCAAGGGCAGCAAGAAGGACGACTATGGCATTGTACTCGGCTGTCGCCTGTTCGTTAAGGAAATCTCGACGAAGGCACGGGAACAGCTGACAGCCAACGGATATTCGTTGCAGGAGGGCGATGTGATTACACGCATACACAACACGAACTGCGGGGATACGATGAGCCTCAAGGAGGCCAAGAAGATCATCGATGGCTGCAAGGAGCGTCTCGGTATGGTCGTCCTGCGGGACATCACCAACCAGTCGACGGTCAGCCAGTTGAACAACTCGGGACATCAGCAAGCCATGAGCAATGCCAATCTGTATGCCACACATCAGGCGCAGGTTtccagttgcagcaacaatcTGGATGAGGCCTATGTGCCCGGAGGTGCCAGCCACTCCTCACAGAATCTTTACGTGCAGCCGCCCACACGCACCTCGAATGGACCGAGCGTTAATGGCAATGGGCTGAATGAGGAGAAGAGCAATCTCACGCCACGCGGACGTTCGCGTGGTCCGCTGATGGATGGCGTTTCGCTGCAACAGCTGGACAGACCGGTGACGCCTACAAATGGAGGGCGTGGACGTGTGGATGAGCCCCCAAGGCCACCGCCACCGCGTGCCGCCCAAGAGGATTTCTACAGCTCGCGGCGACAGTTGTACGAGGAGCGTCAGAGTGCGGAGCCGCGCTTCATCTCATTCCAGAAGGAGGGCAGCGTGGGCATTCGCCTGACTGGCGGCAATGAGGCGGGCATCTTTGTGACCGCGGTGCAACCGGGATCGCCAGCATCGCTGCAAGGTCTGATGCCGGGCGACAAGATACTCAAGGTGAACGATATGGATATGCATGGCGTGACCAGGGAGGAGGCGGTGCTGTTTTTGCTTAGTCTGCAGGATCGTATCGATCTCATTGTGCAGTACTGCAAGGAAGAGTACGACGAGGTGGTGACCAATCAGCGTGGCGACTCCTTCCACATCAAGACACACTTCCACTGCGACAATCCGTCAAAGGGTGAGATGGCCTTCAAGGCAGGCGACGTCTTCCGTGTCATCGATACGCTGCACAACGGCGTCGTTGGGTCGTGGCAGGTGCTAAAGATTGGACGCGGCCACCAGGAGATGCAGCGCGGTGTCATTCCAAACAAGTCGCGGGCCGAGGAGCTGGCCACAGCTCAGTTCAATGCcaccaaaaaagaaatgaatgcCAATGAATCTCGCGGCAATTTCTTCAGACGTCGTCG CTCCACGCATCGTCGCTCCAAGAGCCTGTCGCGTGAGAACTGGGACGATGTCGTCTTCTCGGACAGCATCTCCAAGTTTCCCGCTTACGAGCGCGTGGTTCTACGTCACCCTGGCTTCGTGCGACCCCTCGTCCTCTTTGGCCCCGTCTCGGATCTAGCTAGGGAGAAACTCGCCAAAGACTATCCCGACAAGTTCTGCACCCCGCTGCAGGACGACGACAAGACCAGcacagccaacagcagcaacagcgccaATGCGACGAAcggtagcaacaacaacaagtgtcGCATTGTTCGACTATCGCACATACGCGATATCATGGATCGGGGCAAGCACGCGCTGTTGGACATCACACCCAATGCCGTGGATCGCTTGAACTATGCACAATTCTATCCCATTGTCATATTCCTGAAGACGGACAGCAAGCACGTGATCAAACAGCTGCGCCACGGTCTCCCGAAGGCAGCGCACAAGAGCTCCAAGAAACTGCTGGAGCAGTGCCAGAAACTGGAGCGTGTCTGGTCGCACATCTTCAGCACACAGATTGTGCTCAACGACGAGGAGTCCTGGTATCGCAAACTGCGCGACTCGATCGATTTGCAGCAAAGCGGCGCTGTCTGGATGTCCGAGTCCAAG CCGGTCGAATCCCTCTCCGATGATTTCCTTTTCCCCATGACCACATCCCGATTATCGTATGCATCAAGTCCCGAGTCAGACTTGGAGCTAAGTCCCGGGCCATCCGCATCATTGTCGCTTGGCAATTTGCCGCAATTGGTTAAAGCGAGCTCAGATCCATCGATTGCCACTAACCAGGATAACTTGGATAGGGATAGAGACATAATTGGTGAAGGACTACCACCTCCATATACG GTACCCTACGATCATGCTGTCCAACCGCCGCCAAATCGACGACAGACCCTCGACTCCAGCAAGTACAGCATCTACGGCACCAATGTgccccaacagcaacagcaacaacagcaacaacaacagcagcaggctcATCCAGCCATCGATCCCTCAACTGGCGCCCCACGGCCACAGTCCCTCTACGGCATCAATGCCCCGGACCTGCCACCTCGCATCGATCGTCAGTCGAAGCCAGGCGATATGCCGCTCAATACCTCAGGCACTTCATCGCGCAACGGCAGTTCGGGCGGAACCTTGGGTCGCAGTGCTCAGGAGCGACTCTTTGGCAAGGCTGTCCTACAGGATGATGTCCAGGCCGAGTATGTGACCCGCAACACGTTAGTCGGTGCCGGTGGCGACACCATtgagcgacagcagcagcaacaggcctCCCTCGATCGACAGGCTCGCATGAACGCAGCCATGGGCAGCCCGGCGCAGCACAAGACGAACGGCAACGGAGCTGCCGCCTCCACCTACGACAGTGTCTCCAGCTACGACTCGTACAACAACTCACAGCTGGCCATGCAGAACCTGGGCCGACTGGGACCCAACGCCCCCGATGATCTCAAATCAGTGCCAAATGCAAG TGGTCGCCCTCTGCCTCCCGTGGGACAGTCTATGGACTATGGTCGATCCGCTCCGCACGATCATCGCGCCTTCGCGGCAGCCAATGATCTGAACCGCCAAAGCAGCCCCGGCAGACCGCTCTACCATGACATGAATGCGTCCCGTAACATAG ATCCACGCAACGGCACGCCACAACGTCCCTCGAATTTGGGACTAGATAGCAGTCCACGCAAACCATTGGTGGAAACGAAAACCGATTATGGCAAATATAG TCGCAACAATTCCGTTTCACAAGCGGACTACAGCAAGCTGCCGAAGAGTGTGCCCAATGTGAATAATGGAAACCAAGTGCCCATGAATGGCAGCGGCACGCccagcagcaatggcagcggTCCCTTCAAGCCGGTGCCGCCGCCCAAGCCCAAGAACTATCGTCCGCCGGTGCAAAGCGGCggcagcagtggcagcggtGGCACCACCCCATGGGAAAATGGG GACTCGGGCTCGCCGCGTTCACCCAATGGCTTCTACTATCCGCCTACGCCTTCGCACCATCATTATGGTCAACAGTCGTCAGCGCCCGGCTCGCCACTTCAGGGGCAGGCCAATGGCcacatgcaacaacagcagcagcccacTTATGGCGCCAGCAATGGCAACTATGGCCAGGCaccgccacagcagcaacaacagcagcagcagcaacagtatcCAGCTGCCAATGGCTACAACGGCAACAGTCATCACTACAATGGAGGTAGTGGCACAGGACCCTACATAGCACCACATCGGGGCATGCCACCGGCAATAG GTAATCTGCCACCGCATACTCCAGAGCGACATGCCCTCGATTTGGCTGGCAGTCGGGAGCAACGTGGCTCCGCCTTTGAGTTGTATCGCAAGCCGCAGATCGGCGCCGCCGTGGGGCACCATCACAACATGAG CGAAATGGAGCCATACGATGAGCGTTACGACGATTATTATGCCATGCCACCACCAGCTGCTCCTCCACCAGGTCATCATCCCTATTcacatccgcatccgcatccacAGCAAATGCAGCGCTCCCGCTCCGCGCCTCGCTATCCCAATGAGCGGCCACCACATGTCCAAGATCCCAACTACTACAATCACTATGCCACCAATAGTCGAGGCTATCGAGGCGCCCACGTGCCGCCCCATGAACAGTATTACGATGAGCACGGCCGGGAGATGGCGTTGCCGCCGCCTCTGCCGCCgcacaagaagaagaagtcgGTGCTGAAGAGTCCGCTGACAGCGCTCAAGAATGCGCTGATCAAGACAACGCGTCCGCTGCGACGCATGAACAGCATGGTGGAGCCGGAACGAAAGCCGAAAGGACTGCGACGCCAGCAATCGATGCTGGAACGTGGCGTTCAGCGTCCCTATTATCCCGATGAGTATCCCACTTACCCGGCTGGCTTTGAGAATCGTccgccaccaccgccgccCTCGGATCCCTATTACGGCAACTATGCGCCGCAGCAGGAGATGATGAACAGCACGTATCAGAATCTCGAGAGCGAGGACATCTATGGCAACATTGGTGGCACAGTGGGGCGCATGCCACAACCCCCAGCAGACAACGGATATGCTGGCTACGAATACGATCTGTATGCGAATCGTGCCTGCATCGATCTGGAGCGTCGTCAGgcggaagcagcagcatctgctgcagctggagGAGCACGCAATGGACGACGAATAGTGCGACGTCATAGCACCACAACAGCCGATCGCAATGGAGCAGGTGGCCGACGTCCCATGCCACATGGCTACggaccacagcagcagcaacagcagcaccagcagcaggaCATTTACCAAACACGCCAGGGCGCATATATGCTGCCCGAGCAGCGACGTGCGCCGAGCTCGGAGGTGATGACACGTCGTCGCTTCTACCCAGGCGCAGCGAACGAGCAGGGCGAGGAGCTGACAGAACCAGTTTATCAGTCGCGTCGTGAGATGCAACGCGAGATGCAACGCAATCATCTGTATCAATCGAAACGCGAGATGCAGGAGCGCATCATTCAGGGCAAGCGGGACATGGAACGCGAACTGAGCGCCCAGAGCAGCAGTCAATCGGAGCGCAGTGACGATCGCTCCGAACGCTCCAATTCCAACTCGAACTCCAACTCCGATTCCAATTACCAGACGCGACGCGAGGCAACGCGCACTCAGCTGCGCGATCAAATCTATCAGACGCGTCGCGAGGCGTTGGACAGCATGGCGGAGCCGATCTATGTGTCCAAGCGGGACATGGGAAGACCGGCGCCCATCTATGAGACGCGCGAGGAGAGCATACTGCAATCGCGCGAGAACGAAACGGACgagaagaaggagaaagagTGCATGACCGAGCAGGTCCAGGTAGAGATCAACACACAGCCCGAGGAGTTGCACGACAGCACGCTGAGTCGCTCGGATTTGCAGAAGTCCTCGGACACGGTCATTGAGAATACGGTCAGTGCTGCGGCAGCAACCGCTGGCCAAGCACCGCTGGTGCAAAGTGAAATCGAGGACTTGGACCAGGAGGAGCAAAATGCTACTGAGAGTTCCGCTGATGTTACAGAGCAGCCAACGGCCATTGAGAACCACAACAACAGGCACAACGAGGCCATGTTGGCCAGCGAGACGGCACAAAATGTGTCGGACGATGTGTTCGAGGCCAACGATGTGGTCACTCCGCTCTCGCCACGCGCCAATCGTGCACCATTCCACATCTCCAACATCCTGAAGCGCACAGCGCCACCTCCGAGTTCCCCGATGGGCGACAGCAGCACCTCGATTGAGACGCAGTACACCTCGCAGGCCAGTCTCCCAGTTGGGCCACCCAATGCCACCAGTACACCcttcagcagcaacatgtcGCTGCCCATTGCGGGTCCAGTTCCCACTTCCGCTGCCTCCGCTGCAGGTCCATTCCCCACTGTGCCTCGCGAGCCGAGCACGACGCGCGGCGTCTTTGACTCCAGCGGCGGCACGTTGGCCGACAAGCTGTGGCACGTATCGCTGCAGATACCGGCGGGCGCCATTCCGGCCGGAGTCCGTCAGGAGATTTACTTTACGGTCAGCGATCCCCGCATGGGACAAGCAGTTGGTGGACCGCCTCTGGACATGGAAAATG GTGAAACTATGCTCTCGCCACTCGTGATGTGTGGTCCACAGGGCCTTGAGTTTCTGGTGCCGGTGACACTCAATATACCGCATTGTGCCGGACGCACCGCATCGCTGGGCCTGGCACTGAAGGCCACCGACAGTGAGAAGAACCTGCACACCGAGTGGGACAACATCGATCTGCCCAGCAATGCGGCTGCTCACACGGTATCCGTCAAGGTGGATCACTTCTAG